AGCAGCGACTTTAAGGTGCTGGGTGTTGTTTGCACCGATGGAGGATTATCTCCACAGACAGGTGCTACAGCGGTTAGACAATTGGTAAGACAGGCCGGATTGAATATTCCGGTTGTTGCTGGCGTCGATTTGGGACAGAACCCACAG
This is a stretch of genomic DNA from Williamwhitmania sp.. It encodes these proteins:
- a CDS encoding nucleoside hydrolase, coding for MIKKISLLACMMLIALQVRVQAQEAATIPLVIDTDCATDDFMAISAILSSSDFKVLGVVCTDGGLSPQTGATAVRQLVRQAGLNIPVVAGVDLGQNPQ